A single Flavobacterium sp. 1 DNA region contains:
- a CDS encoding SDR family NAD(P)-dependent oxidoreductase, which produces MSKNSMDTGFFSRDNLKLSIRNLSYLPRWIIVMIDISVLTITFFFTLLIFRGTGLKYINTVHDVFFTVCFFACNIFFFWLFRTYSGIIRHSSYNDAVKLLFSQMSVLVVFLFFNFTYELLYNERVFLTTALFINVLLSFCGLFLYRVVVKQTFELYLSDKNATKLIRTVIYGTDANAISVANALKFETPSRFKIVGFVDRNNQNASKRMLDLPILIQRKKLPSLMRSVGAEAVIMADKSIGKDEQLIIVDQCLEFNYKVYTVPLISDWENQKEISQKVKNIQIEDLLERKAIVLDKKSISRQLKDKTVLITGAAGSIGSEIVRQVLLFNPHRVIVLDQAETPLHHLSLELEQKFSKSRIEYIIADVRNKDAMDKVFKRYKPQVVYHAAAYKHVPLMEENPSQAILTNILGTKNLADLSCAYHVKKFVMVSTDKAVNPSNVMGASKRIAEKYVQSLQIKHQKRTRKMLPNS; this is translated from the coding sequence ATGTCAAAAAATTCCATGGATACTGGATTTTTTTCTAGGGATAATTTAAAATTAAGTATACGTAATTTAAGTTATTTGCCAAGGTGGATCATTGTGATGATTGATATTTCAGTTTTGACAATAACTTTTTTCTTTACTTTGCTTATTTTTAGAGGGACTGGCTTAAAATACATCAATACAGTTCACGATGTGTTTTTTACGGTTTGTTTTTTTGCATGTAATATTTTCTTTTTTTGGCTGTTCAGAACTTATTCAGGGATAATCAGGCATTCATCTTATAACGATGCAGTGAAGCTGTTGTTTTCGCAAATGTCAGTTTTGGTAGTGTTTTTGTTTTTCAATTTTACCTATGAATTATTATATAATGAAAGAGTTTTTTTAACAACTGCTCTTTTTATCAATGTTTTGCTATCATTTTGCGGCTTGTTTTTATATCGTGTAGTTGTTAAACAGACTTTTGAATTGTATTTGTCTGATAAAAATGCAACTAAATTAATAAGAACAGTTATTTATGGAACGGATGCTAATGCAATCTCTGTTGCCAATGCTTTGAAATTTGAAACACCCAGCCGTTTTAAAATAGTAGGTTTTGTTGACAGAAACAATCAAAATGCTTCGAAAAGGATGTTGGATCTGCCAATATTAATCCAAAGAAAAAAATTACCTTCTTTAATGCGTTCTGTGGGAGCTGAGGCGGTTATTATGGCCGATAAAAGTATAGGTAAAGATGAGCAATTGATTATTGTGGATCAATGTTTGGAATTTAATTACAAAGTTTATACTGTGCCTTTGATTTCTGATTGGGAAAATCAGAAAGAAATTTCTCAAAAAGTAAAAAACATTCAAATTGAAGACTTATTAGAGAGAAAAGCAATAGTTTTAGATAAAAAATCTATTTCAAGACAATTAAAGGATAAGACAGTTTTGATTACCGGAGCTGCTGGTTCTATTGGAAGCGAAATTGTTAGGCAAGTATTACTGTTTAATCCTCATAGAGTAATTGTTTTAGATCAAGCCGAAACCCCCTTGCATCATTTGAGCCTTGAATTGGAACAAAAATTTTCGAAATCAAGAATTGAATATATTATTGCTGATGTTAGGAATAAAGATGCTATGGATAAGGTATTTAAAAGATATAAGCCTCAAGTAGTATACCATGCAGCTGCTTATAAACATGTACCTTTGATGGAAGAAAATCCGTCACAAGCAATTTTGACTAACATACTTGGAACTAAAAATTTAGCTGATTTGTCCTGTGCGTATCATGTTAAAAAATTTGTAATGGTTTCTACTGATAAAGCAGTAAATCCGAGCAATGTTATGGGAGCCAGTAAAAGGATTGCAGAAAAATATGTGCAGTCTTTGCAAATAAAGCACCAAAAGAGAACAAGGAAAATGCTACCAAATTCATAA
- a CDS encoding sugar transferase — protein MQPTIKRFFDILFAALALIFFFWLLVPAWFIAIIDTRTNGIFTQVRIGQYGKRFKIYKLRTMQVDQNLEGLQVSRLGQLLRNFKLDELPQLINVLRGEMSIVGPRPDVEGYYDLLEGENRKILELKPGLTCLASLKYYDEYALLNEQSNPLGYNDNVVFPDKVKMNLEYYEHQSFFSDLKIIVATSKFIFKRINFRH, from the coding sequence TTGCAGCCGACAATAAAGCGTTTTTTTGATATTTTATTTGCAGCGTTGGCTCTTATTTTCTTTTTTTGGTTACTGGTTCCGGCTTGGTTTATAGCAATTATTGATACTCGAACTAATGGGATATTTACTCAAGTTCGTATTGGTCAATATGGAAAACGATTTAAAATCTATAAACTAAGAACTATGCAAGTAGATCAAAATTTGGAAGGATTGCAAGTATCTAGACTTGGTCAATTACTTCGGAATTTTAAATTGGATGAGTTACCCCAGCTTATTAATGTATTGAGAGGTGAAATGAGTATTGTAGGACCCAGACCTGATGTTGAGGGCTATTATGATTTGCTGGAAGGAGAAAACCGAAAAATTCTTGAATTAAAACCGGGATTAACTTGCCTAGCCTCTTTAAAATATTATGATGAATATGCATTGTTAAATGAGCAATCTAATCCTTTGGGCTATAATGATAATGTCGTTTTTCCAGATAAAGTAAAAATGAATTTGGAATATTATGAGCATCAAAGTTTTTTTAGTGATTTAAAAATTATTGTTGCGACCAGTAAATTTATCTTTAAAAGGATAAATTTTAGGCACTAA